One Thalassospira marina DNA window includes the following coding sequences:
- the crcB gene encoding fluoride efflux transporter CrcB, with amino-acid sequence MQFSPIIFACVALGGALGAMSRYVVSGWMNSLMGHGFPWGTFTVNIVGSFIMGLVIELGALKFSIGPEIRAIIITGFLGAFTTFSTFSLDVATLYERGSFALAALYVTVSVFVGISALFGAMALVRGAVQ; translated from the coding sequence ATGCAATTTTCACCGATCATTTTTGCCTGTGTCGCCCTGGGCGGGGCATTGGGCGCCATGTCGCGCTATGTCGTTTCCGGCTGGATGAATTCGCTGATGGGGCATGGCTTCCCGTGGGGAACATTCACGGTCAATATTGTCGGCTCGTTCATCATGGGGCTGGTAATTGAACTGGGCGCCCTTAAATTTTCCATCGGGCCGGAAATACGTGCCATCATAATTACCGGGTTTTTGGGGGCGTTTACGACGTTTTCCACTTTTTCCCTGGATGTGGCGACGCTATATGAACGCGGCAGTTTTGCGCTGGCGGCCCTTTATGTGACAGTTTCGGTGTTTGTCGGCATTTCCGCCCTGTTTGGGGCAATGGCATTAGTACGAGGAGCCGTCCAATGA
- a CDS encoding RluA family pseudouridine synthase produces the protein MSGVTLRRVKADEAETRLDRWFKRNCPEFTFGQVQKFLRGGQIRVDGKRAKANQRLEPGQEIRVPPVPVMSGGGEAPWQDGSYEPRAKTGPSRIDASEDDLQALRDSVLFYDEVVLAINKPAGLAVQGGTNTALHIDGMLDALKLDSKERPKLVHRLDKDTSGVLLLARSASAAAALTRAFKDKTTRKLYWALVAGAPAEREGLIDAPLAKQGGKGGEKMVIDEKQGKTAQTVYRQLARAGHKAAWLALSPLTGRTHQLRAHTEAIGCPIIGDGKYGGAKAFRDGLANQMHLHARAIDFPHPVTGHRVVIEAPVPPHFAESLKTLNFDPKTLTKFLTPEIHREKEKKPARRESSRR, from the coding sequence ATGAGCGGTGTTACCCTGCGCCGGGTCAAGGCAGACGAGGCGGAAACACGCCTGGATCGCTGGTTCAAGCGCAATTGCCCTGAATTTACCTTTGGCCAGGTGCAGAAATTTCTGCGCGGCGGCCAGATCCGTGTGGATGGCAAACGTGCCAAGGCCAACCAGCGCCTGGAACCGGGCCAGGAAATTCGCGTGCCACCCGTGCCTGTAATGTCGGGCGGGGGCGAAGCACCCTGGCAGGATGGTTCCTATGAACCACGCGCCAAAACCGGCCCGTCACGCATTGATGCCAGCGAGGACGACCTGCAGGCATTGCGCGATTCCGTGCTGTTTTATGACGAAGTTGTCCTGGCAATTAACAAACCCGCCGGTCTGGCTGTGCAGGGCGGGACCAATACCGCCCTTCATATCGATGGCATGCTGGATGCCCTGAAGCTTGACAGCAAGGAACGCCCCAAACTGGTGCACCGCCTTGATAAGGACACCAGCGGTGTGCTGCTGCTGGCCCGTTCGGCATCTGCTGCGGCGGCCCTGACGCGCGCGTTTAAGGATAAAACCACGCGCAAGCTTTATTGGGCGCTGGTTGCAGGCGCACCTGCCGAACGCGAAGGCCTGATTGACGCACCGCTGGCAAAGCAGGGCGGCAAGGGCGGCGAAAAAATGGTAATCGATGAAAAGCAGGGTAAAACCGCACAAACGGTGTACCGGCAGCTTGCCCGCGCCGGGCACAAGGCCGCCTGGCTGGCATTATCACCGCTAACCGGCCGTACCCACCAGCTTCGCGCCCATACCGAGGCCATTGGCTGCCCGATTATTGGCGATGGCAAATATGGCGGGGCAAAAGCCTTTCGCGACGGTCTGGCAAACCAGATGCATCTGCATGCCCGTGCAATTGATTTCCCGCATCCCGTTACCGGGCATCGCGTGGTGATCGAGGCACCGGTGCCCCCGCATTTCGCCGAAAGCCTGAAAACGCTGAATTTCGATCCGAAAACTTTGACGAAGTTTTTGACGCCTGAAATTCACCGTGAAAAAGAAAAGAAACCTGCCCGCCGCGAAAGCTCCCGGCGCTAG
- a CDS encoding HAD-IA family hydrolase encodes MTTDLLRLVIFDCDGTLVDSQHAIAHCMDHAFAEHGLDCPGLEKTRTIIGLSLPEAITQLARPAMLDATLIDAVTNSYKSAFFTLRQSPDFFEPLFPGVMEVIDSLDQRGWLSGVATGKARRGLDAVLDRNNLSRRFVTLQTCDNHPSKPHPSMLEAAMNETGTDPRNCAMIGDTTYDIEMGRAAGMLSIGVAWGYHDREKLEGAGAHAVIDHFDQLPAILDELWKSAEQPA; translated from the coding sequence ATGACAACGGATTTGCTGCGACTTGTGATTTTTGACTGCGACGGAACCCTGGTAGACAGCCAGCACGCCATTGCCCACTGCATGGATCACGCTTTTGCCGAACATGGCCTGGATTGCCCGGGCCTGGAAAAAACCCGCACCATTATCGGGCTAAGCCTGCCCGAAGCCATCACCCAGCTTGCACGTCCTGCAATGCTTGATGCCACCCTGATTGATGCGGTCACCAACAGCTACAAGTCCGCCTTTTTCACCCTGCGTCAAAGCCCCGATTTTTTTGAACCCCTGTTTCCCGGCGTCATGGAAGTGATCGACAGCCTGGATCAGCGCGGCTGGCTTTCGGGTGTGGCAACAGGCAAGGCACGGCGTGGTCTGGATGCGGTGCTTGATCGCAACAATCTTTCACGCCGTTTTGTAACGCTTCAGACTTGCGATAACCACCCCTCGAAGCCACATCCTTCGATGCTGGAAGCCGCAATGAACGAAACGGGCACCGACCCGCGCAATTGCGCCATGATCGGCGATACCACCTATGACATCGAAATGGGCCGGGCGGCAGGCATGCTGTCCATCGGTGTTGCCTGGGGCTATCACGACCGTGAAAAGCTTGAAGGCGCTGGCGCCCACGCTGTTATCGACCATTTTGACCAGCTACCCGCAATTTTGGACGAGTTATGGAAATCGGCCGAACAACCGGCCTGA
- a CDS encoding HAD family hydrolase translates to MQEIKTVLFDLGGVLVDWDPRHLYRKIFSDAAEMEYFLAEVCHPHWNFLHDKATLEFENSIPEQQHRHPKYHDQIAAWRDRWPEMLAGSILGTERLLEELKRKNEVHLYALTNWSHQTWPHALERFAFLQSFEGILVSGQEKLAKPDPRIFELTASRFGFDPKTTLFIDDSEKNIQQAREMGFATHWFRDPTRLRRDLMERGLL, encoded by the coding sequence ATGCAGGAAATTAAAACAGTGCTGTTTGATCTGGGCGGTGTGCTGGTTGATTGGGACCCGCGCCACCTGTATCGCAAGATTTTCAGCGATGCCGCCGAAATGGAATATTTCCTGGCCGAAGTGTGCCACCCGCACTGGAATTTTCTGCATGACAAGGCGACGCTGGAATTTGAAAATTCCATCCCCGAGCAACAGCACCGCCACCCCAAATATCACGACCAGATTGCCGCCTGGCGCGATCGCTGGCCGGAAATGCTGGCAGGTTCCATTTTGGGCACCGAACGCCTGCTTGAGGAACTTAAACGCAAAAACGAAGTTCATTTATATGCCTTGACCAACTGGTCACATCAGACTTGGCCACATGCGCTGGAGCGGTTTGCGTTTTTGCAAAGCTTTGAGGGAATTCTGGTTTCGGGGCAGGAAAAACTGGCCAAACCCGACCCGCGCATTTTCGAACTGACGGCCAGCCGGTTTGGCTTTGATCCCAAAACGACGCTGTTTATTGATGATTCTGAAAAGAACATTCAGCAGGCACGCGAAATGGGCTTTGCCACCCATTGGTTCCGAGACCCGACCCGCCTGCGCCGGGATTTGATGGAACGTGGCCTGCTGTAA
- a CDS encoding dienelactone hydrolase family protein, with the protein MCTLDGCGSHDHLGPPPKATDQERRLFLKGLAVLPLAVVLADPILAHAAAETLKKVTITAPTGETMVAEVILPATLPAPAVLLIHEWWGLNDQIRATAAEYANQGFIALAVDLYGKPAATTADGAKSLMSSVDPVAATSKLKASVAYLKDHKDCTGKVGVVGWCFGGGWSLNTALATDIDACVIYYGNVAKTPQQLASLNAPVMGHFGTLDQNINKAMVGGFEESLKQAGKTDYQIFWYEANHAFANPTGGRYDAEDAKLAWERTLGFFKEHLA; encoded by the coding sequence ATGTGTACGCTTGACGGATGTGGATCACATGATCATTTGGGGCCGCCGCCAAAGGCAACAGATCAGGAACGACGCCTGTTTTTAAAAGGGCTGGCTGTTTTGCCGCTGGCAGTGGTGCTGGCCGATCCGATCCTGGCCCACGCCGCTGCCGAAACCCTGAAAAAGGTGACCATTACCGCGCCAACCGGTGAAACGATGGTTGCCGAAGTTATTTTGCCTGCCACCCTGCCGGCACCTGCCGTGCTGTTGATCCATGAATGGTGGGGGCTGAACGACCAGATCCGCGCAACCGCTGCCGAATATGCCAATCAGGGCTTTATCGCCCTAGCGGTTGATCTGTATGGCAAACCTGCGGCCACAACGGCGGATGGAGCAAAATCGCTGATGTCATCGGTGGACCCGGTGGCGGCAACATCAAAGCTGAAAGCATCGGTTGCCTATTTGAAAGACCATAAGGATTGCACCGGCAAGGTGGGCGTTGTGGGCTGGTGTTTTGGTGGCGGATGGTCGCTGAATACCGCCCTTGCGACGGATATTGATGCCTGCGTCATTTATTATGGCAATGTCGCGAAAACCCCGCAGCAACTGGCAAGCCTGAACGCGCCGGTGATGGGGCATTTCGGCACCCTCGACCAGAATATCAATAAGGCCATGGTTGGCGGGTTCGAGGAATCCTTAAAACAGGCAGGCAAAACCGACTATCAGATTTTCTGGTACGAGGCGAACCACGCCTTCGCCAATCCCACGGGTGGCCGTTATGACGCCGAAGATGCCAAGCTTGCCTGGGAACGTACCCTGGGCTTCTTCAAGGAACATCTTGCCTGA
- a CDS encoding ABC transporter permease, with amino-acid sequence MTKRTLQSRATPWISAIVLFLLWEGIVRLFHIPDYVLPTPSASLEAAWKFRAAIWMHAAQTLYTTVFGFAIAVVFGVLLGALVGSSRAIYTAANPILVGFNSVPKVALVPVLVMWFGIGTVPAVITAFIISFFPIVVNVATGLATLEPELRDVLRSLGATRTDILFKVGFPRALPYFFASLKVAITLAFVGSVISETVASNIGVGYLMLSASSKFNMPLVFAGLLVIAVMGILMYEFFNIVERRSTRWANRANPNG; translated from the coding sequence ATGACCAAACGCACCCTTCAAAGCCGGGCCACCCCGTGGATCAGCGCGATTGTCCTTTTCCTGTTATGGGAAGGTATCGTGCGGCTGTTTCATATTCCGGACTATGTTTTGCCCACCCCGTCGGCCAGCCTTGAGGCCGCGTGGAAATTTCGCGCCGCCATCTGGATGCATGCCGCGCAAACGCTTTATACAACCGTATTCGGCTTTGCGATTGCGGTTGTATTTGGTGTGTTGCTGGGCGCACTTGTCGGGTCCAGCCGGGCGATTTATACGGCGGCCAACCCCATTCTGGTCGGGTTCAATTCGGTCCCCAAGGTTGCACTGGTGCCCGTGCTGGTGATGTGGTTTGGCATTGGCACGGTGCCAGCGGTTATTACCGCCTTTATCATTTCGTTCTTCCCGATCGTGGTGAATGTGGCAACCGGCCTTGCCACCCTGGAACCGGAATTGCGCGATGTGCTGCGATCCCTTGGCGCGACGCGCACCGATATCCTGTTCAAGGTGGGCTTTCCGCGCGCCCTGCCCTATTTCTTTGCATCCCTGAAGGTCGCCATTACGCTGGCTTTTGTCGGTTCGGTGATTTCGGAAACGGTGGCATCGAATATCGGTGTTGGTTATCTGATGCTGTCGGCATCATCGAAATTCAACATGCCGCTGGTTTTTGCCGGTTTGCTGGTAATCGCGGTGATGGGCATTCTGATGTATGAATTTTTCAACATCGTCGAACGCCGGTCCACCCGCTGGGCCAACCGCGCCAATCCGAACGGCTAG
- a CDS encoding ABC transporter ATP-binding protein, whose protein sequence is MSSSFVELNNVTLRYSEGDDLALDTTDMKIRKGEFIAVVGPSGCGKSSLLKLVSGLMPPSEGTVIVDAHEVAGPLKIVGMAFQNPTLLPWRTTLDNVLLPLEIVKPHRSRIRKHKQEYIERAKELLATVGLAGYENKYPWELSGGMQQRASLCRALIHEPDLLMLDEPFGALDAFTREELWDILQNLWIKRPFTVILVTHDLREAAYLADTVYVMSKRPGKILVARENTLPRPRDQETTFTQPFTDLVHELRSYIRDVRAA, encoded by the coding sequence GTGTCGAGCAGTTTTGTCGAGCTAAACAATGTCACGCTGCGTTATAGCGAGGGGGATGACCTTGCGCTTGATACGACGGATATGAAGATCCGCAAGGGCGAGTTTATTGCCGTTGTCGGACCTTCGGGATGTGGCAAATCATCCCTGCTGAAACTGGTATCGGGATTGATGCCCCCCAGCGAAGGTACGGTCATCGTGGATGCCCACGAAGTGGCCGGACCGCTTAAGATTGTTGGCATGGCATTTCAGAACCCGACCCTGCTGCCCTGGCGCACAACGCTTGATAACGTGCTGCTGCCGCTGGAAATTGTAAAACCCCATCGCAGCCGCATTCGCAAACACAAGCAGGAATATATCGAACGCGCCAAAGAGCTTTTGGCAACTGTCGGACTGGCCGGGTACGAAAACAAATATCCCTGGGAGCTTTCAGGAGGGATGCAGCAACGCGCTTCGCTGTGCCGCGCCCTGATACATGAACCCGACCTGCTGATGCTTGACGAGCCCTTTGGCGCACTTGATGCTTTTACCCGCGAAGAATTGTGGGACATTTTGCAAAATCTTTGGATAAAGCGGCCCTTTACCGTGATTCTGGTCACCCATGATCTGCGCGAGGCCGCCTATCTGGCCGACACGGTTTATGTGATGTCCAAACGGCCGGGCAAAATACTGGTGGCACGCGAAAACACCCTGCCCCGTCCGCGGGACCAGGAAACAACCTTTACCCAGCCATTTACCGATCTGGTGCACGAATTGCGCAGCTATATCCGTGATGTACGCGCAGCCTAG
- a CDS encoding ABC transporter substrate-binding protein encodes MGKLGLRVAALTLGVAALVAGHSARADTPIKFSLDWKFEGHTAPYILAKKKGYFADEGLDVTIDSGNGSVGAITRVASGAYDISFADINSLVEFNATHPDQAMKSIFMVYDRPPFSLFMLKKSGINKPEDLKGKTLGAPVFDASRKLFPAFAKATGLSLDDVKWEAMDPPLREPMLVRGDVDGISGHYFTSVLNLENQGIKKEDMVVFKYADYGLDFYGNGILASKDMMENHGDQLRGFLRAVVKGWRDAIANPEEAIEALKEVDPLIDPDLETERLNMVIEDNVITDEVLAHGMGPISTDRMEKAIEQVSLAFGLQNPPKVADIFTSIYMPGEEERKIK; translated from the coding sequence ATGGGTAAACTAGGTTTACGGGTTGCGGCACTGACCCTTGGGGTTGCGGCGCTGGTCGCAGGGCATTCCGCACGCGCAGATACGCCGATCAAATTTTCCCTCGACTGGAAATTTGAAGGCCATACCGCACCTTATATTCTTGCCAAGAAGAAGGGCTATTTTGCCGACGAAGGACTGGATGTCACGATTGATTCGGGCAATGGCTCGGTCGGGGCGATTACGCGGGTTGCCAGCGGCGCCTATGACATTTCCTTTGCCGATATCAATTCACTGGTTGAATTCAACGCCACCCACCCCGACCAGGCCATGAAGTCCATTTTCATGGTTTATGACCGCCCGCCCTTTTCGCTGTTCATGCTGAAAAAAAGCGGCATTAACAAGCCGGAAGACCTGAAAGGCAAAACACTGGGCGCGCCGGTATTTGATGCCTCGCGCAAGCTGTTTCCGGCCTTTGCCAAGGCAACCGGGTTATCGCTTGATGATGTGAAATGGGAAGCGATGGACCCGCCCCTGCGCGAACCGATGCTGGTGCGCGGCGATGTGGATGGCATTTCGGGTCACTATTTTACATCGGTCCTGAACCTTGAAAACCAGGGCATCAAAAAGGAAGACATGGTTGTCTTCAAATATGCCGATTACGGCCTGGATTTTTATGGCAACGGCATTCTGGCATCCAAGGACATGATGGAAAATCATGGTGACCAGTTGCGCGGTTTCCTGCGCGCGGTTGTCAAAGGCTGGCGCGATGCGATTGCCAACCCCGAAGAGGCGATTGAAGCCCTTAAGGAAGTTGACCCGCTGATCGACCCGGACCTGGAAACCGAACGCCTGAACATGGTGATCGAGGATAACGTCATTACCGACGAAGTCCTGGCACATGGCATGGGCCCGATTTCGACCGACCGCATGGAAAAAGCCATCGAACAGGTCAGCCTGGCCTTTGGCCTGCAGAACCCGCCGAAAGTTGCCGATATTTTCACCAGCATTTACATGCCGGGCGAAGAAGAACGCAAAATCAAATAA
- a CDS encoding ATP12 family chaperone protein, protein MNAVFGIKSLASFCGFGHIAPMVNSSIKRFYKSVTAVPDQNGAGFRVHLDGRAVKTPAKAEFVLPNQALANQIAAEWDAQGEHIVPATMPHMQLAATAIDRVAPNRATVIAELTGYGRSDLLCYRAQYPDDLVGRQNEQWQPLLDWAAGEFSIVLKVTQGVMPVVQEDAALLAIQDIIEPLDDHELAALHTLITVSGSVVIGLAVFHGRLDPAQAFEISQIDESYAIENWGEDAEATARRERLRHELLSAGAFLDLLRQ, encoded by the coding sequence GTGAATGCTGTTTTTGGCATCAAATCGCTTGCGTCTTTTTGCGGATTTGGGCATATCGCCCCTATGGTAAATTCATCGATCAAACGGTTTTACAAGAGCGTCACCGCGGTTCCCGACCAAAACGGGGCGGGCTTTCGCGTTCATCTGGATGGCAGGGCGGTAAAAACCCCGGCCAAGGCCGAATTTGTGCTGCCCAATCAGGCCCTTGCAAACCAGATTGCCGCGGAATGGGATGCGCAGGGCGAACATATTGTTCCCGCCACCATGCCGCATATGCAGCTTGCCGCAACTGCGATTGACCGTGTCGCGCCCAACCGTGCCACCGTTATCGCCGAGCTGACAGGATATGGCCGCAGCGACCTTTTATGTTATCGCGCGCAATATCCTGATGATCTGGTTGGGCGCCAGAACGAACAGTGGCAGCCGCTGCTGGACTGGGCGGCAGGTGAATTTTCAATCGTGTTGAAGGTCACCCAGGGCGTTATGCCCGTTGTCCAGGAAGATGCTGCCCTTCTGGCCATTCAGGATATCATCGAACCGCTTGATGACCACGAACTGGCCGCTTTGCACACCCTGATTACTGTTTCGGGTTCGGTGGTGATTGGTCTGGCCGTGTTTCATGGCCGTCTTGACCCCGCCCAGGCATTTGAGATTTCCCAGATCGATGAAAGCTATGCCATCGAAAACTGGGGTGAAGACGCCGAAGCAACCGCACGTCGCGAACGTTTGCGTCACGAACTTCTTTCTGCTGGTGCGTTCCTGGATCTGCTGCGGCAGTAA